A genome region from Nycticebus coucang isolate mNycCou1 chromosome 4, mNycCou1.pri, whole genome shotgun sequence includes the following:
- the CIAO1 gene encoding probable cytosolic iron-sulfur protein assembly protein CIAO1, giving the protein MKDSLVLLSRVPAHPDSRCWFLAWNPAGTLLASCGGDRRIRIWGTEGDSWICKSVLSEGHQRTVRKVAWSPCGNYLASASFDATTCIWKKNQDDFECVTTLEGHENEVKSVAWAPSGNLLATCSRDKSVWVWEVDEEDEYECVSVLNSHTQDVKHVVWHPSQELLASASYDDTVKLYREEEDDWVCYATLEGHESTVWSLAFDPSGQRLASCSDDRTVRIWRQYLPGNEQGVACSGPDPSWKCICTLSGFHSRTIYDVAWCQLTGALATACGDDAIRVFEEDPNSDPQQPTFSLTAHMRQAHSQDVNCVAWNPKERGLLASCSDDGELAFWKYQQPEGL; this is encoded by the exons ATGAAAGACTCGTTGGTGCTGCTGAGTCGTGTCCCGGCGCACCCGGACTCTCGCTGCTGGTTCCTAGCCTGGAACCCCGCCGGGACCCTGCTGGCTTCGTGCGGTGGCGACCGGAGAATTCGCATTTGGGGCACCGAGG GTGATAGCTGGATCTGCAAGTCTGTCCTTTCTGAAGGCCACCAGCGCACTGTGCGGAAAGTGGCCTGGTCTCCCTGCGGTAATTATCTGGCTTCTGCCAGCTTTGATGCTACCACTTGCATTTGGAAGAAGAACCAGGATGACTTTGAG TGTGTAACCACCCTTGAGGGCCATGAAAATGAGGTCAAGTCAGTGGCTTGGGCCCCATCTGGCAACCTCCTGGCCACCTGTAGCAGAGATAAGAGTGTGTGGGTCTGGGAAG TTGATGAAGAGGATGAGTATGAATGTGTCAGTGTCCTCAACTCACATACACAGGATGTTAAGCATGTGGTTTGGCATCCAAGCCAGGAG CTGTTAGCCTCTGccagctatgatgacacagtgAAGCTCTACCGGGAGGAAGAGGATGACTGGGTATGCTATGCTACTCTTGAGGGCCATGAATCCACCGTGTGGAGCTTGGCCTTTGACCCCAGTGGCCAGCGCCTGGCATCTTGCAGTGATGACCGGACTGTGCGCATCTGGCGCCAGTATCTACCAGGCAATGAGCAAG GGGTGGCATGCAGTGGCCCTGACCCCAGCTGGAAATGCATCTGCACTTTGTCGGGCTTCCATTCCAGGACCATTTATGATGTGGCTTG GTGTCAGCTGACAGGGGCCCTGGCTACAGCTTGTGGGGATGATGCCATCCGAGTATTTGAGGAGGATCCCAACTCAGATCCACAGCAGCCCACCTTCTCTCTGACAGCCCACATGCGTCAGGCTCATTCCCAGGATGTCAACTGTGTGGCCTGGAACCCCAAGGAACGGGGTCTCCTGGCCTCCTGCAGTGATGATGGGGAGCTTGCCTTCTGGAAGTATCAGCAGCCTGAAGGCCTCTGA
- the TMEM127 gene encoding transmembrane protein 127 has protein sequence MYAPGGAGLPGGRRRRSPGGSALPKQPERSLASALPGALSITALCTALAEPAWLHIHGGTCSRQELGVSDVLGYVHPDLLKDFCMNPQTVLLLRVIAAFCFLGILCSLSAFLLDVFGPKHPALKITRRYAFAHILTVLQCATVIGFSYWASELILAQQQQHKKYHGSQVYVTFAVSFYLVAGAGGASILATAANLLRHYPTEEEEQALELLSEMEENEPYPAEYEVINQFQPPPAYTP, from the exons ATGTATGCCCCTGGAGGCGCAGGGCTGCCCGGCGGGCGCCGGCGGAGGAGCCCGGGAGGCAGCGCTCTGCCCAAGCAGCCGGAGCGTAGCCTGGCCTCGGCCTTGCCTGGCGCCCTGTCCATCACGGCGCTGTGCACTGCCCTCGCCGAACCCGCTTGGTTGCACATCCACGGAGGCACCTGTTCTCGCCAGGAGTTGGGGGTCTCAGACGTGCTAGGTTACGTTCACCCAGACCTGCTGAAAG ATTTCTGCATGAATCCCCAGACAGTGCTGCTCCTGAGAGTCATTGCTGCCTTCTGCTTCCTGGGCATCCTGTGTAGTCTCTCTGCGTTCCTTCTGGATGTCTTTGGGCCCAAGCATCCAGCCCTGAAGATTACCCGTCGCTATGCCTTTGCCCATATCTTAACTG TCCTGCAGTGTGCCACTGTCATCGGCTTCTCTTACTGGGCCTCTGAACTCATCTTGGCCCAGCAGCAGCAACATAAGAAGTACCATGGCTCCCAGGTCTATGTCACTTTTGCTGTTAGCTTCTACCTGGTGGCAGGAGCTGGTGGAGCCTCGATCCTGGCCACAGCAGCCAACCTCCTGCGCCACTACCCAACCGAGGAAGAGGAGCAGGCACTGGAGCTACTCTCTGAGATGGAGGAGAATGAGCCCTACCCAGCAGAGTATGAGGTCATCAACCAATTCCAGCCGCCCCCGGCCTACACGCCCTAG